TGCAGTACCTTCTGGACGTAATGTTAAACTACGCTCTCCACGGTCTTGGAATGAGTACATTTCTTTTTGTACGATATCTGTCGTATCACCAACACCACGTAAAAATAGCTCTGTGTGTTCAAAAATTGGTGTACGAATTTCTTTATAATTGTAACGACGGCAAATTTCGCGCGCTTGCCCTTCGATATACTGCCATAACTCTACACTACCTGGAAGAATATCTTGCGTTCCGCGTGGGATTTGAATAGACATATTCAGTTCCTCCTCAAATTGTTTTAATCTTAATAAAAATAAAAAAACTCCCGCCTCTACTGTTTGAACAGTAGGGACGAGAGTATTATACCCGTGGTGCCACCCTAATTGAAGCACGTATGCTTCCACTTTTTTAATAACGCTTAAATGTGCGTTCATCTCTACTAGGCGTATAAGCCTTTCAAGTTGAAACCTACAGAGTGTCATTCAATCAGTCATCATGTAGAAATGTTTTCAGCCTAGGACATTTCTTCTCTTTCCATGTGTATCTCATTTACTCTTCTCTATCAACGGCTATATTCATATGTAAATATAAAATTACTATACGTTTGTTGAGTAGGATTGTCAAGTGCTCTAAGAGCGCTCAATTTGCTTCTTTAGGCGCTTTACATCTTGCAGTGAAATTCCGAACTCTGAAGCAAGCTCCATTGAAGTATTGTTTTGCTCTTTTGAAATAAAATCATGAAAATTCACGTTAAACAGTTGATTTGCACCATTTGTAACAGAATGCCCTTTTTCATTCATACGCATACGTATATCCCTCACATTCAATATGGATGTTTTACTTGTTATTGTTCCATATTGATGAAAGAGTTATACATAACTGAAAACAGCTATTGATTCCAAATAAACATAAGAATGCGATTAACAATAATAACAGTAGCCAATCCACTCGCAAGTAAAGGGTGCTTTAAATGATATAACGCTGCAACACCTACTCCAAAAACGCTAATTTCTAACAATACATGCAATATACCACGCACTTCCCACTCTGCGTGTGGAGCTCCAAATAACCCCCCTATGACAGCAACAACAATCGGAAGAATAATAGCCAGTATAATTTTCACAACAGGTATTTCTCCTATTCGAAAC
This genomic interval from Bacillus cereus contains the following:
- a CDS encoding YrdB family protein; translated protein: MVGYWGFRIGEIPVVKIILAIILPIVVAVIGGLFGAPHAEWEVRGILHVLLEISVFGVGVAALYHLKHPLLASGLATVIIVNRILMFIWNQ